Proteins from one Gimesia maris genomic window:
- a CDS encoding DUF2007 domain-containing protein, producing MAAQHDRLVTVTTAADELEGELIVALLNEHGIKATSTGGLTAQFRAEAPGVVEVLVMQDQLAAANTIIAQQNG from the coding sequence ATGGCTGCTCAACACGACAGACTTGTGACCGTGACCACCGCCGCGGATGAACTGGAAGGAGAACTGATTGTTGCTCTCTTAAATGAGCATGGAATTAAAGCGACCAGCACCGGAGGCCTGACCGCGCAGTTCCGGGCTGAAGCACCCGGAGTGGTGGAGGTGCTCGTCATGCAGGATCAACTGGCAGCAGCCAATACAATCATCGCGCAACAGAACGGCTAA
- a CDS encoding ATP-binding protein: MPNMEFDFQGLIQLLAKNLYSEKRVFIRELIQNAHDGILRRQSRESDAFSPRIDIESRPDELQFIIRDNGLGMDLNDIGEYLAVIGRGATRLEKGDVTGLVGQFGIGFLSAFIVAERVEVETRKTGDDDGWKWSNSGTQEYTVSNVSKDSFGTTVTVFLKGEEDKGVIHPEEVDNVIRKYADMLKVPIHLNGSREPINQMIMPWDRDGLNEETRARETQVYLAKTMPDSALALIDVDIENPGPTRGVLYISDQRSLPNHEQPPGRVRLYQQRMFLCETTDLLPPWARFVRGVINTSAIIPTAARDNFVRDDTTDRIKEEFGHLIIERLRELSLDEPQRFQRILKYHDIGIKAACYEYDELFRNVANLLEWRTNCGGKAIDEESYSGFYWRRLPEILSALPKSESGPQALPCFATAFSANQYFNMAESANSLVIDASGPFEMLLLEKYAEFEDVSIKIIRVDQIDDPNIFRHLEEHQEEVRFQRLATRMEQVVKPRGRSIRVEARKFKPADLAALIRTTERSEMHHQAEDLLNQPNTPQSMREMAETLLKMTTAESMRLTINADNSLIRDIAEHPELFGEPEVDEILSGIYNNAILFNQDLLTTENTQILNQQMHRLLVKRWETVADMAEAVLLQPERDQPELDVVPAKNPERQHRCIFMVTPETAEFDDVIEAGRTVVEERWKCELLLARDLKQKSTDGIRRLMNRADAFIVEFTTMQPQQMLEAGAVRFDPRSRPAVLLRDETHVMREDMRFDPGNQNCIVYSNRGDKSLVDYLDHEMQNDVHIAKLLKDSARQRFLSSRRLVELFKPVTLDALMVRTLVSRFPTEERWREVTEEDLADCLDEHQGFASILLDNVHKSLN, encoded by the coding sequence ATGCCCAATATGGAATTCGATTTCCAGGGTCTGATACAACTGCTGGCCAAGAATCTGTATAGCGAAAAACGCGTCTTCATCCGTGAACTCATCCAGAACGCTCATGACGGGATCCTTCGTCGCCAGTCACGTGAATCCGATGCGTTTTCACCAAGGATCGATATCGAAAGTCGACCAGACGAACTTCAATTCATTATCCGCGATAACGGGCTCGGAATGGACTTGAACGACATCGGCGAATACCTGGCTGTCATCGGACGTGGAGCAACGAGACTTGAAAAGGGGGACGTCACCGGATTAGTCGGTCAGTTTGGAATCGGCTTTCTCTCGGCGTTCATCGTGGCCGAGCGTGTTGAAGTCGAAACACGAAAGACTGGCGACGACGATGGGTGGAAGTGGTCAAACAGCGGCACTCAGGAATACACGGTAAGCAATGTCAGTAAGGACTCATTTGGAACGACCGTGACTGTCTTTCTTAAAGGGGAAGAGGACAAAGGTGTCATCCATCCGGAAGAAGTTGACAATGTCATTCGTAAATATGCCGACATGCTGAAAGTGCCGATTCATCTAAACGGCAGCCGCGAACCGATCAACCAGATGATTATGCCTTGGGACCGTGACGGATTGAACGAAGAGACGCGTGCCCGGGAAACACAAGTCTATCTGGCAAAGACCATGCCCGACAGCGCGCTTGCCCTTATTGATGTCGACATCGAGAATCCTGGTCCTACGCGAGGAGTGCTTTACATTTCCGACCAGCGTTCGCTGCCCAACCATGAACAGCCTCCGGGAAGGGTGAGGCTTTATCAGCAGAGAATGTTTCTGTGTGAAACGACGGACCTGCTGCCACCGTGGGCTCGGTTTGTCCGGGGAGTGATCAATACTTCCGCAATCATCCCCACCGCTGCACGTGACAACTTTGTGCGCGATGACACGACCGATCGCATCAAAGAAGAATTCGGACACCTCATCATTGAACGGCTGCGTGAACTTTCGCTGGACGAGCCACAACGCTTCCAGAGAATACTGAAATATCACGATATCGGTATCAAGGCAGCCTGCTACGAATACGATGAGCTTTTCCGAAACGTGGCCAACCTGCTCGAATGGCGGACGAATTGTGGGGGCAAGGCGATCGATGAGGAGAGCTACAGCGGATTTTACTGGCGACGCCTGCCTGAAATTCTTTCGGCGTTGCCTAAGTCGGAATCCGGTCCCCAGGCTCTGCCCTGTTTCGCCACGGCGTTCTCGGCGAATCAGTATTTCAATATGGCGGAATCTGCAAACTCGCTGGTGATTGACGCCAGTGGCCCCTTTGAAATGTTGCTGCTTGAGAAATACGCAGAGTTCGAAGACGTTTCCATTAAAATTATACGCGTCGATCAGATTGACGACCCGAATATCTTTCGCCACCTGGAAGAGCATCAGGAAGAGGTTCGATTTCAACGTCTGGCAACACGCATGGAACAGGTGGTTAAGCCCCGAGGCAGATCAATCCGTGTCGAGGCCCGGAAGTTCAAACCAGCAGACCTGGCTGCACTGATTCGCACCACCGAGCGTTCCGAGATGCACCACCAGGCAGAGGATCTACTGAATCAGCCTAATACACCACAGAGTATGCGTGAGATGGCGGAGACACTGCTCAAGATGACCACGGCAGAATCGATGCGGCTCACCATTAATGCGGACAACAGCCTGATTCGTGATATTGCCGAACATCCCGAGTTGTTCGGCGAACCGGAAGTCGATGAGATTCTCAGTGGCATCTACAACAACGCAATTCTCTTTAATCAGGACCTTTTAACTACGGAAAACACTCAGATTCTGAATCAGCAGATGCATCGGCTGTTAGTGAAACGCTGGGAAACCGTGGCTGACATGGCAGAGGCGGTATTGCTGCAACCGGAGAGGGACCAGCCCGAACTGGATGTGGTGCCTGCGAAAAATCCGGAGCGACAGCACCGCTGTATCTTCATGGTGACACCAGAGACTGCGGAATTTGACGACGTCATCGAAGCCGGCCGCACTGTTGTGGAAGAACGCTGGAAATGTGAGTTGCTCCTGGCTCGTGACCTGAAACAGAAATCGACAGACGGCATTCGTCGGCTGATGAATCGGGCTGACGCATTTATTGTCGAGTTTACGACCATGCAACCGCAGCAGATGCTTGAAGCCGGCGCCGTTCGATTTGATCCTCGCTCACGTCCCGCTGTGTTACTGCGCGACGAGACGCACGTAATGCGAGAGGACATGCGCTTCGATCCGGGAAATCAGAACTGTATTGTCTACAGCAATCGGGGAGACAAGTCGCTGGTGGACTATCTCGACCACGAAATGCAGAACGATGTCCACATCGCGAAGCTGCTCAAGGATTCTGCGCGGCAGCGTTTTCTCTCCTCCCGTAGACTGGTTGAACTGTTTAAGCCAGTCACGCTGGACGCATTAATGGTTCGTACCCTGGTGAGCAGATTCCCTACCGAAGAACGCTGGCGAGAAGTGACAGAGGAAGACCTCGCCGACTGCCTGGATGAACATCAGGGCTTCGCCAGCATACTTCTTGATAACGTCCACAAATCACTGAATTGA
- a CDS encoding FAD/NAD(P)-binding protein yields the protein MTGTGPNPKVTAKQKRLAIIGGGSSGLISLKNSLESLKEWDIVCYEKSDRITGCWGNPYPGFVSTSTKYTTQFSCFTPFDANVKPDGGASRSEFFRNDEYGQYLEQFAETFSLHGHIATQHCVDKLCRDVDRGGWQLSITDLKEEHAEPITEYFDSVILCTGLTAERVQIDCKIKILSIPELHHPVGLGHITENRIVVIGGGESAVDYANRLSRPELNNQVFLSLRSGIRVSPRYHPIRGVPSDFLRNRLLLSIHEDIRNWIGQRFVELRIRYQETFRRLFPAKKGADVSTSEMDQDVNQIRKEWAYKLTKTAKDDLFNMFHNKSDDFLDAVAAGRITIVGPPVDNQFTVFRRFDSDQEEHIEPSLVVPAVGYQGRLSELSEGHLQLSDFYLGCIHTTYPDMFLVGFARPIIGNIPSISEVQARFVCGLIAETFPRPANIETLHRADSLRRKVRYKELRLESIYPVEMFPYCDQLARLMNTFPTLRALGSLSVWCRMQLTPATTMHYDYRETQSRERDATTPVYMPGSLIIILLVIKPFDFVYRTFRRLFKRNL from the coding sequence ATGACAGGCACAGGTCCAAATCCAAAGGTGACAGCAAAGCAGAAAAGACTTGCTATCATTGGTGGAGGCAGCAGTGGACTGATTAGTCTGAAGAATTCGCTCGAATCGCTCAAGGAATGGGACATTGTCTGTTATGAGAAGTCGGATCGAATCACTGGCTGTTGGGGAAACCCCTATCCAGGCTTCGTCTCGACTTCCACCAAATACACCACTCAATTTTCATGCTTTACTCCCTTCGATGCCAATGTGAAGCCGGATGGGGGTGCGAGTCGATCTGAGTTCTTTCGGAATGATGAATATGGTCAATATCTGGAGCAGTTTGCAGAAACGTTCTCACTCCATGGTCATATTGCCACACAACATTGTGTGGACAAGCTGTGTCGCGATGTCGATCGAGGTGGCTGGCAATTATCGATTACCGACTTGAAAGAAGAACATGCTGAACCAATCACAGAATATTTCGATTCTGTTATCCTCTGTACCGGCTTGACTGCTGAACGAGTACAAATCGACTGCAAGATCAAGATTTTGTCTATTCCCGAACTGCATCATCCTGTCGGGCTGGGGCACATCACTGAGAATCGTATTGTGGTTATTGGCGGTGGAGAGTCTGCCGTCGATTATGCAAACCGTCTTTCGCGACCCGAGCTGAATAATCAAGTCTTTTTGTCCTTAAGGTCAGGGATTCGAGTCAGTCCCAGGTATCATCCCATTCGAGGAGTGCCATCGGACTTTTTGAGAAATCGATTGCTGCTGTCGATTCACGAAGATATTCGAAACTGGATCGGGCAACGATTCGTCGAACTGCGAATCCGCTACCAGGAAACCTTTCGCCGATTGTTTCCTGCAAAAAAGGGGGCTGATGTATCAACCAGTGAAATGGATCAGGACGTAAATCAGATCCGCAAAGAATGGGCTTATAAACTCACAAAAACGGCAAAAGATGACCTGTTCAACATGTTTCATAACAAGAGTGATGATTTTTTAGACGCTGTTGCCGCAGGCAGAATTACTATAGTCGGACCTCCCGTTGACAATCAGTTCACAGTGTTTCGCCGTTTTGATTCCGATCAGGAAGAACACATCGAGCCGTCTCTCGTTGTTCCGGCAGTGGGGTACCAGGGAAGACTGAGCGAATTGTCGGAAGGGCACCTTCAACTTTCGGACTTTTATCTGGGTTGCATACATACCACTTATCCGGATATGTTCCTTGTCGGTTTCGCACGTCCGATTATTGGAAATATCCCCTCCATTAGCGAGGTGCAGGCACGTTTTGTGTGCGGATTAATTGCTGAAACGTTTCCTCGTCCTGCCAATATCGAGACACTGCATCGGGCAGATTCCCTCCGCAGGAAAGTCCGCTATAAGGAATTGAGATTAGAGTCAATTTACCCGGTGGAGATGTTTCCTTATTGTGACCAGTTAGCCAGGTTGATGAACACGTTCCCGACATTGCGTGCTCTCGGCTCATTGTCCGTCTGGTGTCGAATGCAACTTACTCCGGCGACAACGATGCATTACGACTATCGTGAAACGCAGTCACGCGAGCGAGATGCAACAACCCCGGTCTACATGCCCGGTTCATTAATCATTATTCTGCTGGTGATCAAGCCATTCGACTTCGTGTACCGAACTTTTAGAAGATTGTTCAAGCGAAACCTCTGA
- a CDS encoding beta-ketoacyl synthase N-terminal-like domain-containing protein: MSCYITRTASYLPGPAVENDEIERFIGSLAGEAATKEKILSMNGIVRRHYAQDHLQQKTHDVYGLGSRAAQQCLSDYKEADSITYLAAGTTYTPLAAPGFASILHHRLQADGYLNYPVEISSHAGICSSAANAMVAAIRSISAGHHRSALCVGAEHASEILKSSVIQPIDDRSEHENLRNSRWFMSIFLRFMLSDGAGAFLLQDRPDSEKLSLRVNWTHSMSFAHEAPLCMKLEGRTALLSQDLSVLSSYLVPLASKFLKIALEAQRDSLDSYSKILPHMSSYFFRRKMERVIASHSSNPQNPVPYWTNLATAGNTGSASIYVMLDQFLRQHELLDGDRILLFIPESGQFNFVLVSLTVVLP, translated from the coding sequence ATGTCCTGCTATATCACGCGAACTGCTTCTTATCTCCCCGGCCCTGCAGTAGAAAACGACGAAATCGAGCGGTTTATCGGATCGCTTGCAGGTGAAGCTGCGACGAAAGAAAAAATCTTATCGATGAATGGGATCGTGCGTCGTCATTACGCACAGGACCACTTACAACAAAAAACACATGATGTTTATGGACTAGGCTCCCGTGCCGCGCAGCAATGCCTGAGTGATTACAAAGAAGCTGATTCAATTACTTATCTTGCTGCGGGAACCACTTACACGCCACTGGCGGCTCCCGGATTTGCATCGATCCTGCATCATCGGTTACAGGCAGACGGTTACCTGAATTATCCCGTCGAGATCAGTTCTCACGCAGGAATCTGTTCATCAGCCGCCAATGCCATGGTGGCTGCGATCCGGTCGATCTCGGCAGGCCATCATCGTTCGGCACTCTGTGTCGGTGCAGAGCACGCCTCAGAAATTTTAAAGTCAAGTGTGATTCAACCGATCGACGATCGATCTGAACACGAAAATTTACGAAACAGCCGCTGGTTTATGTCGATTTTTTTGCGGTTCATGCTTTCCGATGGTGCGGGAGCTTTTCTACTGCAGGATCGCCCTGACTCAGAAAAATTATCACTGCGTGTAAACTGGACTCACTCCATGTCGTTTGCTCATGAAGCGCCGTTATGCATGAAGCTGGAAGGCCGCACAGCTCTGCTGAGTCAAGATCTTTCTGTTTTATCGAGCTACCTGGTTCCGCTGGCAAGCAAATTTCTGAAGATCGCCCTCGAAGCTCAGCGCGATTCTCTCGACTCATATTCTAAAATATTACCCCATATGTCGTCCTATTTCTTTCGGCGTAAAATGGAACGTGTCATCGCCTCTCATTCCAGTAATCCACAGAATCCGGTTCCCTATTGGACCAATCTTGCAACCGCTGGAAATACCGGTTCTGCCAGCATCTATGTCATGTTGGACCAGTTCCTCAGACAGCATGAACTGCTTGATGGCGACCGGATTTTGCTGTTCATTCCGGAATCGGGACAATTCAATTTTGTGCTTGTCAGCCTGACAGTGGTGCTGCCATGA
- a CDS encoding helix-turn-helix domain-containing protein, producing MEKKYIVRLSQKERDTLTDVRKRLKGSPQKVRRAEILLKADARGPNWTDTKIAEAFSCRVQTVENLRKRLVVEGFEIALNGKPRESPPRQKVLDGKQEAKVIAMRLGQFRTRFGAPAQEIFRQR from the coding sequence ATGGAAAAGAAATACATCGTTCGGCTGTCGCAGAAGGAACGTGATACGCTTACGGATGTCCGCAAGCGGCTGAAAGGTTCACCACAGAAGGTCAGGCGAGCAGAGATTCTGTTGAAGGCGGATGCGCGGGGGCCGAACTGGACTGACACGAAGATCGCTGAGGCGTTTTCGTGCCGCGTGCAGACCGTTGAAAATCTCCGGAAACGACTGGTCGTCGAAGGGTTTGAGATCGCCTTGAATGGCAAGCCCCGGGAATCACCACCGAGACAGAAAGTTCTCGACGGCAAGCAGGAGGCGAAGGTGATTGCCATGCGTCTGGGGCAGTTTAGAACACGATTTGGCGCACCAGCGCAGGAGATATTCAGACAACGATGA